One genomic region from Opisthocomus hoazin isolate bOpiHoa1 chromosome Z, bOpiHoa1.hap1, whole genome shotgun sequence encodes:
- the GHR gene encoding growth hormone receptor isoform X1, translated as MDLWHLLFTLALVCANDSLSASDDLLRWPQISKCRSPELETFSCYWTDGNFYNLTAPGTIQLLYMKRNDEDWKECPDYITAGENSCYFNTSYTSIWIPYCVKLANKDEVFDEKCFSVDEIVLPDPPVHLNWTLLNTSQTGIHGDIQVKWDPPPTADVQKGWITLEYELQYKEVNETKWKELEPRLSTMVPLYSLKMGRDYEIRVRSRQRTSEKFGEFSEILYVSFSQTGIEFVHCAEEIEFPWFLVVIFGACGLAVTVILILLSKQPRLKMMIFPPVPVPKIKGIDPDLLKKGKLDEVNSILASHDNYKTQLYNDDLWVEFIELDIEDPDEKNRVSDTDRLLSEDHLKSHSCLGAKDDDSGRASCCEPDIPETDFSASDTCDAISDIDQFKKVTEKEEDLLCLGRKDNDESLPSLADADTQEPHVSTQSENSQLWPPFADSSDSASPSVHTQLSNQNSLTNTDFYAQVSDITPAGSVVLSPGQKSKVGKAQCEGCTEQNFTMDNAYFCEADVKKCIAVTSHEEDEPHVQEQSCNEDAYFTTESLTTTGVNLGASTAETPSSEMPVPDYTSIHIVHSPQGLVLNATALPVPDKEFNMSCGYVSTDQLNKIMP; from the exons ACCTTTTACGGTGGCCACAAATCAGCAAGTGCAGATCACCTGAGCTGGAGACATTTTCATGTTATTGGACTGATGGAAATTTTTATAATCTCACTGCTCCAGGAACAATACAACTATTGTACATGAAAAG GAATGATGAAGACTGGAAAGAATGCCCTGATTATATCACTGCAGGAGAAAATAGCTGTTATTTCAACACATCCTACACCTCTATTTGGATACCATATTGTGTTAAGCTTGCCAATAAAGATGAAGTATTTGATGAAAAATGTTTCAGTGTTGATGAAATAG TCCTACCCGATCCTCCTGTCCACCTTAACTGGACTCTGCTAAATACTAGTCAAACTGGGATCCATGGGGATATCCAAGTAAAATGGGATCCACCACCAACAGCAGATGTTCAGAAGGGATGGATTACTCTGGAGTATGAACTGCAGTACAAAGAAGTTAATGAGACAAAATGGAAGGAG TTAGAACCCAGACTCTCAACAATGGTTCCACTGTACTCTCTGAAGATGGGAAGAGATTATGAGATACGAGTCCGATCAAGACAACGTACCTCCGAGAAATTTGGGGAGTTCAGTGAAATCCTTTATGTATCTTTTTCTCAAACAGGCATTGAATTTGTTCATTGTGCTGAAG aaattGAGTTTCCGTGGTTCTTAGTTGTTATCTTCGGAGCATGTGGGCTGGCTGTTACAGTGATCTTAATCCTGCTGTCTAAACAACCAAG gttgAAAATGATGATTTTTCCTCCAGTGCCAGTTCCAAAGATTAAAGGAATTGACCCAGATCTCTTGAAG AAAGGAAAGCTAGATGAAGTGAACTCCATCTTAGCCAGCCATGACAACTACAAGACACAGCTGTACAATGATGACTTGTGGGTTGAGTTCATTGAGTTGGACATAGAAGACCCTGACGAAAAGAACAGAGTCTCGGATACCGACAGGCTCCTGAGTGAAGATCATCTGAAATCACACAGCTGCTTGGGAGCAAAGGATGATGATTCTGGACGGGCCAGTTGTTGTGAACCAGATATTCCAGAAACAGACTTCAGTGCAAGCGACACATGTGATGCCATCTCTGATATTGATCAGTTCAAAAAGGTAACTGAAAAAGAAGAGGATCTCTTGTGCCTTGGCAGAAAAGATAATGATGAGTCGCTTCCAAGCCTTGCCGACGCTGACACCCAAGAGCCGCATGTGAGTACTCAGTCTGAAAACAGCCAGCTGTGGCCACCTTTTGCAGACAGCAGTGACTCAGCTAGTCCATCGGTCCATACCCAGCTAAGCAACCAGAATTCATTGACAAATACTGACTTTTACGCGCAAGTGAGTGATATTACTCCAGCAGGCAGCGTTGTACTTTCACCAGGGCAGAAGTCCAAGGTGGGGAAAGCACAGTGTGAAGGCTGCACAGAACAAAACTTCACGATGGACAACGCCTACTTCTGTGAGGCAGATGTGAAGAAATGTATTGCTGTGACTTCCCACGAAGAGGATGAGCCGCATGTTCAGGAGCAAAGCTGTAATGAGGATGCTTACTTCACCACAGAGAGCCTTACCACTACCGGTGTCAATCTTGGAGCTTCAACAGCAGAAACCCCAAGTTCAGAGATGCCTGTCCCAGACTACACGTCTATTCACATCGTTCACTCTCCACAAGGCCTTGTGCTCAATGCAACTGCGCTGCCTGTGCCAGACAAGGAATTCAACATGTCTTGTGGCTATGTGAGCACAGACCAGCTGAACAAAATCATGCCATAG
- the GHR gene encoding growth hormone receptor isoform X2 — protein sequence MCVFGGFGARDLLRWPQISKCRSPELETFSCYWTDGNFYNLTAPGTIQLLYMKRNDEDWKECPDYITAGENSCYFNTSYTSIWIPYCVKLANKDEVFDEKCFSVDEIVLPDPPVHLNWTLLNTSQTGIHGDIQVKWDPPPTADVQKGWITLEYELQYKEVNETKWKELEPRLSTMVPLYSLKMGRDYEIRVRSRQRTSEKFGEFSEILYVSFSQTGIEFVHCAEEIEFPWFLVVIFGACGLAVTVILILLSKQPRLKMMIFPPVPVPKIKGIDPDLLKKGKLDEVNSILASHDNYKTQLYNDDLWVEFIELDIEDPDEKNRVSDTDRLLSEDHLKSHSCLGAKDDDSGRASCCEPDIPETDFSASDTCDAISDIDQFKKVTEKEEDLLCLGRKDNDESLPSLADADTQEPHVSTQSENSQLWPPFADSSDSASPSVHTQLSNQNSLTNTDFYAQVSDITPAGSVVLSPGQKSKVGKAQCEGCTEQNFTMDNAYFCEADVKKCIAVTSHEEDEPHVQEQSCNEDAYFTTESLTTTGVNLGASTAETPSSEMPVPDYTSIHIVHSPQGLVLNATALPVPDKEFNMSCGYVSTDQLNKIMP from the exons ACCTTTTACGGTGGCCACAAATCAGCAAGTGCAGATCACCTGAGCTGGAGACATTTTCATGTTATTGGACTGATGGAAATTTTTATAATCTCACTGCTCCAGGAACAATACAACTATTGTACATGAAAAG GAATGATGAAGACTGGAAAGAATGCCCTGATTATATCACTGCAGGAGAAAATAGCTGTTATTTCAACACATCCTACACCTCTATTTGGATACCATATTGTGTTAAGCTTGCCAATAAAGATGAAGTATTTGATGAAAAATGTTTCAGTGTTGATGAAATAG TCCTACCCGATCCTCCTGTCCACCTTAACTGGACTCTGCTAAATACTAGTCAAACTGGGATCCATGGGGATATCCAAGTAAAATGGGATCCACCACCAACAGCAGATGTTCAGAAGGGATGGATTACTCTGGAGTATGAACTGCAGTACAAAGAAGTTAATGAGACAAAATGGAAGGAG TTAGAACCCAGACTCTCAACAATGGTTCCACTGTACTCTCTGAAGATGGGAAGAGATTATGAGATACGAGTCCGATCAAGACAACGTACCTCCGAGAAATTTGGGGAGTTCAGTGAAATCCTTTATGTATCTTTTTCTCAAACAGGCATTGAATTTGTTCATTGTGCTGAAG aaattGAGTTTCCGTGGTTCTTAGTTGTTATCTTCGGAGCATGTGGGCTGGCTGTTACAGTGATCTTAATCCTGCTGTCTAAACAACCAAG gttgAAAATGATGATTTTTCCTCCAGTGCCAGTTCCAAAGATTAAAGGAATTGACCCAGATCTCTTGAAG AAAGGAAAGCTAGATGAAGTGAACTCCATCTTAGCCAGCCATGACAACTACAAGACACAGCTGTACAATGATGACTTGTGGGTTGAGTTCATTGAGTTGGACATAGAAGACCCTGACGAAAAGAACAGAGTCTCGGATACCGACAGGCTCCTGAGTGAAGATCATCTGAAATCACACAGCTGCTTGGGAGCAAAGGATGATGATTCTGGACGGGCCAGTTGTTGTGAACCAGATATTCCAGAAACAGACTTCAGTGCAAGCGACACATGTGATGCCATCTCTGATATTGATCAGTTCAAAAAGGTAACTGAAAAAGAAGAGGATCTCTTGTGCCTTGGCAGAAAAGATAATGATGAGTCGCTTCCAAGCCTTGCCGACGCTGACACCCAAGAGCCGCATGTGAGTACTCAGTCTGAAAACAGCCAGCTGTGGCCACCTTTTGCAGACAGCAGTGACTCAGCTAGTCCATCGGTCCATACCCAGCTAAGCAACCAGAATTCATTGACAAATACTGACTTTTACGCGCAAGTGAGTGATATTACTCCAGCAGGCAGCGTTGTACTTTCACCAGGGCAGAAGTCCAAGGTGGGGAAAGCACAGTGTGAAGGCTGCACAGAACAAAACTTCACGATGGACAACGCCTACTTCTGTGAGGCAGATGTGAAGAAATGTATTGCTGTGACTTCCCACGAAGAGGATGAGCCGCATGTTCAGGAGCAAAGCTGTAATGAGGATGCTTACTTCACCACAGAGAGCCTTACCACTACCGGTGTCAATCTTGGAGCTTCAACAGCAGAAACCCCAAGTTCAGAGATGCCTGTCCCAGACTACACGTCTATTCACATCGTTCACTCTCCACAAGGCCTTGTGCTCAATGCAACTGCGCTGCCTGTGCCAGACAAGGAATTCAACATGTCTTGTGGCTATGTGAGCACAGACCAGCTGAACAAAATCATGCCATAG